Below is a genomic region from Ketogulonicigenium vulgare WSH-001.
TTCAGCAATTGGTTCACGACGCCAAAGATCGGGTGAAAGAACAGCTTCCACAGATAGCCGATGATGACCGTCGATAGCACCACTGGCAAAAAGACCGCAACGCGGTGGAACCGCGCGCCGGGCAATTCGCGCCACAGGCAATAGGCCAGCACGAAGCCCAGACCGTTCTGGATCACCATCAGCGCGACAAAGACGATGATATTGTTGCGAAACGCATTCCACAGCGTGCCGGAATAGACGGGATCGAACAGGATCGTCGCGAAATTTTGCAAGCCGACGAAATCGCCCCGCCGCAGCCCGTTCCAGTCAAAGAACGCATAGGCAAAGGCCGACAGGATCGGATAAATCACGAACAGCCCCATCACGGCCATCGGCGGCACCAAAAGGAAGGTGATCCACATGCCCCGCCCCGTCAGCCGCAGGCCGGATCGCCGCGGGGCAATCGTCGTCAAATCAGGTGCAGTGGACATGGGGATTTCCGGCGGCGAGAGGGAGGAGGCAGCGGGCTGACGCATCAGCCCGCCAAGGCATTATTGCTGGAAGGGCGCATACCAAGCGGCAAGGCCGGTGGTGATGGCTTGGCCTGCGCCCGCGGCGTCGATCTGGCCTGCGAACATGCGCTGAACCTCGGCTTGCAGCAGCACCGAACCGGTCGGCTCGCCAAAGCGGAAGTTGGTCAGCATGATGTAGGGCACCGAACTTTGGTTCAGATCCGAAACGCGTTGCAGCATCGGATTTTCAAAGGTCACACCCGGAATGGGGGTGATATTGCCCAGCTCGTTCGCGAATTTCTGGCCAAATTCAACGGTGGTCAGATAGTTCAGGAAGGTCAGCACGGCCTCGGGATGTTCAGTCGTCGCGTTACCCGCATAACCGCCGTCATAATAGACGCCGACCAGCTTGGGATCTTCGGCCGCAAGGCCCGGGGCAGCAAAGACGCCAACCTCGATATCAGGGTTCTGCGCAAGGAAGTTCGCCACCTCATACGAGCCACCCGCGAACATGCCCGCAAGGCCCGAAGTGAACAGCAGTTGCGAGGCCGCATAGTCCAGACCCGTGAACCCATCGGGGAAATAGGCCGAAATCTCTTGCAGCTTTTCCAGACCGCCGACATAGCGCGGATCGGTGAAATCGGCATTTCCGGCCAGCAGGTCGTCGTAGAAATCCTTGCCAATGACCGATGCGATGATCGCAGTGGCGATGGTTTCAGCCTGCCATGCGGTGCCGGTGCCATTGCCGAATGCGAACAGGCCCGCGGCCTTCAGCGCCTCGGATGTGGCGATCAGATCGTCCCAGGTCTGCGGCTCGGACAGGCCCATCTGGTCGAACAGGCCCTTGTTATACAGGATGAATTGCGTTTGCGAGGCGAAGGGCACGGCATATAGCGTCTCGTCCGAACGCAGCGTCTCGGCGGCCAGCGCCGATTCGGGGAAGCCCGCAACGCCCGGCACGCTTTCGGTTGACAGCGGCATCAGATAGCCACCCGAGGCGACCATTTCCAAACCGCCATGCGCGCGTACCATCATCACATCGGGGCCAGCATCGCCCGCCAGCGCGGTCGACAGGATCGTGTTATAATTCGTCGCCTCAAAGGTCTCGAAATTCACGGTGATGCCGGGGTTCGCGGCTTCGAAATCGCTGATGATATCCTCATAGACGGCGCGGTCTTCCTGACGCCAGCTCCAGAAGCTTAACTCTTGCGCGAAGGCGGGGGCGGCGGCGGAAAAGCCGACTAAAGCGATCGCAGTCGTGCGAAACAGGTTCTTCATGGTTCCTCCGGTTGGGTTTGGCGCTTTTGCGCCTTTTTAGATCTTATTCGATCACAGCCTTTGGCCGCTTTCGCCGTCAAAGAAATGCACCGCAGCCGCAATGGGGCGCAGGGTGATGCGCTCGCCCGGACGCTCGGGGCGCGGCGCAGGATCGGTGCGGGCGCTGACCAGCGTGCCATCGCCAAGGCGGGCGTAGACATAGGCGTCATTGCCCAAATATTCGGAATAGACGAATTCGGCACCAAAGCCCTGACCGCCCTGCGCAATTTCAAAGGCATCGGGGCGTACGCCCAGTGTGACTTCTGTGCCGCTGGCAGGTGCGCCGGGCAGCTCGACCGCGCCGCTGCCTGCGACGGCAAAGGCATCGCCCTTCCGCGTCGCGCGGATCAGCGTCATGCGGGGCGAGCCGATAAAGGTCGCAACAAACGTATTGGCCGGACGTTCATATAGCTCGCGCGGCGCGCCGACCTGTTCAATGCGGCCCGCATTCATCACCACGATCTTATCGGCCAGCGTCATCGCCTCGACCTGATCATGGGTGACATAGATCATGGTGCCGCCGATATCCTCGTGCAGCTTGGCAATTTCCAGCCGCACATCGGATCGCAGCGCCGCATCAAGGTTCGACAGCGGCTCGTCCAGCAAAAACACTTCGGGCTTGCGCGTCAGGGCGCGGCCAATGGCGACACGCTGGCGCTGGCCGCCCGACAACTCGCGCGGCTTGCGCTTGAGCAGCGGCTCAAGGCGCAGCATCCGCGCGGCTTCTTGGATACGGCGATCAACCTCGTCCTTATCCAGACCTTGCAGGCGCGCACCAAAGGCCATGTTTTCATAGACATCCATATGCGGGTAAAGCGCATAGGACTGGAACACCATCGCAATGCCGCGCCTTGACGGCGGCACATCCCGCATCGAGGCGCCGTTCAGCAAAAACTCACCGCTGGTCATATCATCAAGGCCGGCGATCATCCGCAGCAGGGTCGACTTGCCGCAACCCGAAGGCCCCACGAAGACCACCAGCTCGCGGTCGCCGATTTCAAGGTCGATGCCGCGCAGCACTTCGGTGCCTTTGAAGTTCTTGCGCACATCTCGCAGCGATAGCTGGGCCATTCTTCTCTCCGGCGGTTGTTTGGTCGTTGTAATACCAATTTCAGCCACAGGTCAAATAAACATGCCAGATGAAGGCCGGATACTATAAATTTGCCTGATTATTACGCATCACCCCCTTATATCATGCCAAATATGACAAGAATCCCCCAAACGCCTCGCCATTCGCGATAAAATGGTATTGTATTGGTATTGCAACCTGCGGGCAGAGCAATGAATTACGACGACCTGAACAGCGCCATGGCCAGCCAAAGCGCGGATAGCGCGCTCTATCTGCGCCTTGCCCGCGCGATCCGTGATCTGGTGCGCGATGGCCGCCTGCATCCGGGCGATCCGCTGCCACCCGAACGCGATCTGGCCAGCAATACCGGCGTCAGCCGTGTGACCGTGCGCAAAGCCCTGGCGCAGTTGATCGCCACACAAGAAATCAGCAGCCAACAGGGATCGGGCAATTTCATCACCCAAGCCCCCGCGACCGAGCCGATGCAGGTCGGCAATCCGCTGCTGGGCGGGTCGGTCACCTTGCGCCAGGCGCGGCTGCCATCCTTTACCGAAGTGTTTCGCAATCGCGGACTTGCCGCCGAATCGATCTGGATGGCGCGCGCCTTGCACGCCCCCACGACCGAGGAATTGATGACCCTCGGCCTTGATCTGTCGGAAAAGGTCGCGCGGCTGGAACGCGTGCGCTGGCTGGATGGTCGCCCGATCGGGGTCGAGCGCAGCTCGCTGCCCGCCTCGATCCTGCCTGACCCGATGGCGGTGACCGATTCGCTTTATGCACAGTTGGACGCGCTGGGGGCCGCGCCCGTGCGGGCGATCCAACGGATTTCGGCGGCGAACATCACCCCGCGCGATGCGGCGACATTGGGCATCTTGCCCGGCGCCGCCGTCCTGCGGATCGAGCGCACTGCCTATCTGCAATCAGGACGCGTGGCCGAACTGTCGCGCGCGATCTATCGCGCCGATGCGTACGACGTGGTGACGGAACTTAAATCCGTGCCTTGACCAGCAGCGGCGCGATATCCTGCGCCACTTGCCAGGTCTGGCTGCGGATATCGGGCACGGCGGTAATCTCCCAAAACGCCGAGCGCGTGACCGGGCCCACCGCCAGAATATGCGCGGCGGATGTACCATCCTTGCCCCGCAGGTGGCAGTCGGCGTCAACATCGGGGCTGATCCCCAACGGATCGACGCGCAGCACACCTTGCCCGAACAGATCCGCCATCAGCGGGCTGGCATGGGCGGCGGGATCATTGCGGATGCCGCGACAGTCGATGATCGCGGCGGCAGGCAGCGAAATCTCGTCCCTTTGGCCGCGCGGGCGCAGGCGGGCGATCACCTGCCCTGCCGAGCGCTCGGCCCCCAGATAGGCGGCACGCAACTGGGTCAACTGCCCGCGCGCCATCGCCGCCGAGATCGTCGTGTCCGAGGCCTCGGGGATACGATGGCGGTGCACATCCCACCAGACATCCGCATGTTTCAAAAGCCGCTTGCGCGCTGCAAGGTCGAGGCTGGCCCAGATGCGGCGCACATAGGGGCGAATGCCGTCCACCGCATCGCGCCATGTGCCGCCCTGCGCCTCGGCCCGTCGCGCCTGTGCGCGGGCAAAGGCGAAAAGTTGGCTGGCTGTGCCGCCAAATGGTACATCACTTTCAGCGATCTCCAGCGGCGCGGCCGGGCGGTGCGGGCGCGGCATCTGACCCCGGCGCGAAACGGTCACAATTGGACCACGGTGGCCCGACTTCAACAGCGACAGCACCTGATCCACCATCGACAGGCCCGATCCGATGATCACCACGCGACCCTCTTGATCATCGACCGACACGTTGTCCCATGCGCTAGCGGCCAACCCGTCGCCCGTGCCGGGCACCACATGCCCCGTCGCCAGCACGGCACGATCCGCCACAAGGCTTGCGCCATCATCCAGCCGCGCGACAACGCCTGCCGCCCCCTCGCGCAGCGCGACGGCCCGCGCGCGCCGCCAGATCAGCCGCCCATCCGCCAAAGGCGCGGCCACCAGATCCGCCAGATAGGCCCCGTAAACCATGCGCGGCACAAAGCTGTGGTCATCATAGCCCGCATAGGCGGGGCGCGCCGCCAGCCAGTCGGCGAAGTGATGCGGCTGGTCGGGAAAGGCGCTCATATTATGGACGCGGGTGTTCAGCAGGTGGTCGGGATCGGTCGTCGCATAGGCGATGCCCTGACCCAGAGCCACCGTCGGCTCGACGATCGTGACCGCACCCTTTGGCGCATCGCCCATGTGATGCAGCACATGCGCCGCCAGCAAAACGCCGCTTGCGCCGCCGCCAATGATCAGCAGGGCAGTCTTGGCATCTGCGCCCTCGGTCCGGTCGAGCATCTGAACATCCTTCATTCACGACAGCCTTTCGCACATTGATTGCCGATCAAAGACTAGCGTGCAAGCGCAAGTCTGGATAGTCGATAAGTATCGTCGTGATAAAATGGACGCCGCCACTTTTCGCGCCGCATCAACCTGTTGCTAAGATATTGCGACGATGTTCAGACTATGGCGCATCCTGTCTTTTCCTCTGTTTTGCCCGCCGCACGGGTGATTTTCGCGCTGATCTTGCGCGACATGAGCGCGACTTACGGTCGCTCGTATCTGGGCTATGCCTGGGCCTATCTTGCGCCTTTTGGGATTATCACCCTATTGGCGATTGGTTTTGCACTGATTATCCCGACGCCGCCGCTGGGGCGGGATTTCCTGCTGTTCTATGCGACCGGCTTTTTGCCGTTCGAGATGTTCTTTCAATTGTCGCAGCGCCTGAAGGACAGTTTGCGATTCTCGCGCGCGATCCTCAGCTATCCGCGCATCACATGGATGGATCTGGTGATCGCGCGACTGGCGCTGCACGGGATCACGCAACTGGCTGTGTTTTGCGCCGTGATCGGCGTGATTATGGCCACGCGCGATACCGGCGCAGCGCTGGCCCCCGCGGCCATTGCCAGCGCGCTGGGGCTGACTGCAGCGCTAGGCTTTGGCATCGGGCTGATGAATGCGGCGCTGATCGCGTATTTCCCCAGCTGGGATCGGATATGGGGGGTGCTGTCGCGGCCCCTGATCTTTGCCTCGGGCGTGTTCTTTTTATACGAGGGCTTGCCCCCCGCCGCGCTGACCGGGCCCTTGGGGTTGATCCTGTGGCTGAACCCGCTGCTGCATATCACAGGCCTGATGCGGCAGGGGTTTTACGCCGAATACAGTGGTGATTTCATTGCACCGCTTTATGTGGCGGCACTGGCGATGACGGCAATTGCGATGGGTCTGGCACTGCTGCGCTATGGCTATGCAAAGGCCGTCGCGCGATGAGGATGCCATTGGCCGTATGGCGCCTTTACCGCCAAGCGCTGCCCCAGCGCGCGCTGCATCGGCCGCGCCTGCAACCCGGCCCGATCCGCAGCATCAGGCTGCACGCTGATCCTAGTGGCAATTACCAGATCCGCTGGTCCAGCCCGGCGCGGCGCGTGATCGAGCTGGAGGTGAATTGCATGACGCCCGGCGCATGGCTGGGCCTGCATCTGCCTTTTCGCGTGTCGCTTTTCAGGCCAAAGGCGGGGATTGCGTTCGCGCTGCGGGCGGCGGCCATCCCGCCCCTGCCCGTTTATGCGGTGCTGCGCGTGCCACAGGGCGGCGCGCGATTTCGCGACATCCCCTTTGATCGCCCGGCCTTGGTGCTGCCTCAGACAGGGTATCACTTCGGCGCCTGCTCCGACCCGCTCCCCCTCAGCCGCTGGCGCGAGTTCATCTTGTTTCTTCCGCCCGCGCAGGATTTTTGCCTGACGTTGCATGATCTGCAATTGGGACATTTACCGGGGCGCCAATAGATGCGTGCGCGCGATATTGCGGTGGTCGTGCCGGTTCACAATGATCCGCAAGGTCTGGCCCGCCTGTTACCGCAATTAAAGCCGTTCAATTTCGGTCAAACCGTGCTTGTCGACGATGGCTCCTCGCCGCCCGTGGCAGCCCGCGGCGTCCTGCGTAGCAGCGACATTGCCACGGGTCCGGGCAGCGCGCGCGACCTTGGCCTTGCGCAGGTCAAAAAGCCCTATGTCCTGTTCTTGGATTCGGATGACCAGATTCTTGCGCCGTTTGGACAGCTACTGCGCGACCTGCAAAACCAGCCTTTTGATATTTGCCTGTTCCAGCATGATGAGGGCGCGGGCCACTTGCCACCCCATGATCAAGAGATCTGGAGCGCCCTACGCCTTGGCATTCAGGCCGTGCAGCAGGTGCCGCTGGCTGCGCTGCCTAGCCTTGCGCAGGTACAGAATTACCCGTGGAACCGCCTGTATCGGACGGGGTTTTTGCGCGCGCATCAGATCCGCCACGGCGCGACATTCCTGCACGAGGATATACGCCCCCATTGGCATGCCTTTTCACGCGCACAAAAGGTTTTGGTCAGCGATCATATCTGCGTGCTGCACCATCCGGGCCGATTGACGGCTATTGGGGACAAGCGCCGCCTGCAATACCGTGACGCACTGGCCGAGACCGCCCCGCTTTTACCCGACGGCGACTGGCGGCGCAGTTTCGCAGGATTTGCGGCCAATTTACACCAATGGGCGATGACGCAGATGGCACCCGCACCGCCGATCATATCGCGTGCGCCACTGCGCCTCAAACCCGTGGGGCCACATCGGGCGTTTATGCCGCCCGCTTATGCGGCACTGCGCCCTTATTGGGGTGATAGGATTGCAATCACCACAGACGGACCCTTTGATCTGCAGCTCATCGCGCATCCCCATGACGCGCAGATGGTCGTGCCCAAGCCAACCCTGCTGCTATCAGAGGAGCCGTTCTGGGATTTGCTGCATAATCCCCACCCTGACATGCTAGACGTGACATTGCCCGGCGCGATTGGCGCCCTGAGCGTGGCGCAGATCACCCATGCCAATTCCGATGTCTACGCGCCCGACGGCCTGCCGTATTTCCCGCTGACGGATCACGGCTTTGAACAGACCTACCGCCAATTGTTCGCCCGCAATGCCAAGCGTAGCGCGCAAGATTGGCTGGACCTGTGGGCCCAAGCCAAATGGCACTTTGCCTTTGCCATCGCCCACCGACCCGAGGCGTTTAACGACATCGCCCATAGTGGCCTGCGCGGCCTGTCTGCCCGGCGCACAGGGCTGGCCTTGCATCACCGCGGCCCAAGGACAGTGATCTTCGGCACCGGTTGGGCCGGCGCGGGCCAGCGCAGCAGCGCGTGGCACCAGACGAAAATCGCGCGCCTTGATGGCCGCGCACGGGTGATATCGGCGATCGAAAATACTCTGCACCCTCATTACCTATCCGAAAAGCTATTTGACGCAATGGCTTGCGGCGCGCTGCCGCTGGTGATCGCGCCGCCAGATCACGCAGCCCATCGCCTCGGGCTGCCCCCCAGCGTTCTATGTGATCCGGGCGTGATCCCTGACGCGACACTTGGCCTGGCGCGCGATTACAGCCGCGCGCAGCAGCGCCTTGCCGCGCTGTGGCGCGATCCCGCCCGGATCGCAGCCGCCCGCGCCCGCTTTGCCGCGCGGATCGGCGCGCAGATCCTGGCCCGCGCCTAGCCCAAATGCGGCAGCGCTGCCGCGACCGGATCAATGCGCGCACGCGCGGCGTTGCCCAACGCCTCGACCAATCCAGCATAGGCCTGAATGCGCAGATGCGTCTGCGGGATCAGGGCGACAAGGCGGCGGGGCGGCAGATCGTCAATCACTTGCACCCGCAGCCCCGTGCTGCGCTGGCTATCAAGGCAGGACACCAGCGGCGCCACGCAGCGCCCCAGCCCCTCTTCGGCAAAGCGCACGGCGGTCTCATAGCTGCGCAGATGCATCAGGCTACGCGCGCGCGGGAAACGTCGCGCAAACCATTGCGCCACGCGCTGTGATCCCGCCGATCCCAGATCGACATGCAAAAATGGCAGATCATCGGGCGCGTCCGGCGGGCTGACCAGCACGGTCGGGTCCAGATAGATCGGCATCTGTGTAAAGCCCGCCGACATTTCCGGCACGGTATTTGCGCCCAGCACGCCCATATGCGCCGTGCGCTGATACAGCAGGTTCACGATCTCGGCGGGCGAATGTTCGTGGCCATCGACATTCGCACCGGGAAAGGCGCGCCGCAGCTCGGCCATCGCGGGGGGCAACAGCAGACGCATCACCGATGGCACCCCCGCCACGCGCAGCTGCACCGGGCGGTCGACGGTCAGACTGTCCATCGTGGTGGTGAAATCGTCGAATTCGGACAGCACGGCATCGGCCTTGCGCAGCAGCGCCTCGCCCGCGTCGGTCAGCACCAGCGCGCCGCCCGTGCGCAAAAACAGCGGCGTGCCGACCAGCGACTCGAGCCCGGCGACAAGCTGCGACAGCGTCGGCTGCGCCACGCCCATCTGGCGCGCGGCCTCGGTCATATTGCCCAGATGCGCGACCACCGAAAACGCCTGAAGTTTGCGTAAGGTTAATTCGCTATGCAGCGCCGCCGCGCGCGATTTGGCCATAGTCTGTCCTGTTTTTCCTGCTGCATCAAAGCGTTGGAAAGCGCGGCCCCGCAGCATCGATCCGCACGCAGAATTCCTGCCTGATTTAAATCAAAGACGATAGATCAATTCATTGCATGTGACCACGCCCGGCCTGAAACCAAAGGGGCCACCCGAGGAGACTGGCCATGCCGCTGCCGCAATTCATCGCCCGCACCCCGATCCTCAGCAGCCCAGACGGGCCGCCCGCCCTGACGGTCGGGTCATTGGTGGCGCTGAACGGTTTCATCTACAGCACAGGTGCACATGATGGCGCGCTGACGCGCTGGTCCATTGGCGCGGATGGTGCGCTAGAGGTGGGGCAGACCGGCACATCCGGCGATGCAGCGCGGCTGCTGGGGGGCACAATGGCCGCGGGTGTCGCGCTGCCAATCGTCCTGACCGGGGGCACGCTGTCGATCGGGGCGCATCTGGTCAGCCCCCTCGTTGCGGTCGCGGCAATGACAGCGGTCAGCGCGCCGTTGGCAGATGGTCAGGCGTTGTATTTCGCAGCAGCAGGCGGCGGGGTGTTGCAGATCACGTTGAATGCGGCGGGCCTGCCCATCGGCCAAAGCCTCACCCGTGACACGGATGAGATTTTCGCGGGCGATCTACAGACACTGCATAGCTTTACCAGCGATGGCACCGCCTATCTTGCTGGCGCCAGCAGCCAGGACACCGGCCTCAGCCTGTGGCGCATCCAAAGCGACGGCAGCCTGGTCGAGGCCTCCTCCATCGGGCCTGATACGGGTCTGTGGATCGCCGCGCCGACAGCCATTGAAACACTGGTCGTTGCGGGCGAGACCTATCTGCTGGTCGGCGCGGCGGGCAGCAGCTCAATCTCGGTGCTGCATCTGGATGCGGGCGGCGGTCTGACATTGACAGATCACGTTCTGGATGACCGCAATAGCCGCTTTGACACGCTACAAGCCATGACAGCTGTGACCCATCAGGGCCAAAGCTATGTCATCGCAGGGGGCGGCGATGACGGCTTTACCATCTTTCAACTCCTGCCCGGCGGTCGGCTGATCGCCCGCGCGCATGTCCCCGACACGATCGAGGCCGGGCTGCAAAACATCACGGCCATCACGGCAAGCAGCGGCGCAGATGACATCACCTTTCACATCGCATCAGGGGTCGAGGGAGGTATTTCAACCTTTCGCTGGGCGCCGGACGGCACCACCACCACAAATGGCCGCGCCGGAGGATTAGGCGATGACGTGATCGTTGATCCGGGCGGCGCACGTGCCTTTACCGGTGGCGCGGGGGCCGATCTGTTTGTCATCGCTGCCGGTCGTCAGGTCAAAAGCATCACTGACTTTACCTTGGGCGAGGATCGGATCGATCTGTCGAAATGGGGCATGATCCGCAGTCTGGATCAACTGACCCTGACCACGACCGAGACCGGATTTCAGGTCAGCTATGGCAATTTCAATCTGACTGTTCACAGCGCCAACGGCCAGCCGATCGACATCGCGAATCTAAGCATCACCGACCTGATCAATCTGACCCACATCCCCCCAACCTTGCCCAAAACCAATGTTGCAGTCCCCAGCGCCGCGTCCGAAGACATGCTGATCGGTACCGGTGGCCATGATGTGCTGCAGGCCGGCGATGGTGGCGTTACGGTCTATGCGCTAGAGGGGAATGACATTGTAATCGGCGGCGCGGGCAATGACATTCTGATCGGCGGCCTTGGCAATGATCACCTCGAGGGGGTGGCCGGCAATAATTACATCTTTGGCGGCCCGGGCAACAATATGATCATCGGCGGCACCGGCAATGACATTCTGGTCGGCGGCGCTGGCAGCAATACGATCATCGCCGGGGGCGGCAATAATATCATTTACGACGGTGCGGGGCCCGATCGCATGGTCAGCGGTCCGGGGGCGAACCTGTTCGTATTGATGCGCGACAGCCAACCTGACGTGATCGAAGGATTTCAGCTCGGCAAAGATCGCATAGACCTGTCCAGCTGGGGTGCCAGTGGAATTGCAGCACTGAACATCAGCCAGACCGCAAGCGGCGCGATCATCCGCTTTGGCGCCGAGCTGCTCGAGATTTTCACCGCCGATCAAAAGCCACTGGATCTGGCGGCGCTCAACTATGACGATCTGTTCGCCACCGCGCTGCCCGCACCTTTGCCGCCGGTGCAAGCGACGCGGGGGCAGAATTTTGGCGGCACCTCGGCCTCGGACAGTCTGGCAGGCACGCAGTTCAACGACACATTGCGCGGCTATGGTGGCAATGACGTGCTGTTCGGCTGGGACGGGGACGACACGCTTTATGGCAATGCGGGGAATGACTGGCTGATCGGCGGGCGCGGCGCGGATACAATGTATGGCGGCGTGGGCGATGACAATTACCATGTCGATGACCCTGGCGATATGGTGATCGAGAACCCGGACCAAGGCAATGACACCGTCTATGCCGAGATCACCTATACCCTGCCTGCCAATGTCGAGAATTTGCGCCTGCTGGGCGATGCCAATCTGAATGGCTATGGCAACGAGCTGGATAATCTGCTGGTCGGCAATTACGGCGACAACTATCTGGAAGGTGGCGCCGGGAATGACTGGCTGGCGGCAAAGGCGGGGTCGAATATCCTCTATGGCGGCCCAGGCCGCGATTGGTTGGTCGGGGGAACCGGGCCTGATATCTTCCTGTACAAGGATATCGCCGACAGCCCGCCGGGCCAGAGCACGCGTGATCTGATCAATAACTTTACCCGCGGCCAGGATCGCATCGACCTGTCTGCCATCGATGCCGATCAATTGGCGGATGGGCACCAAAGTTTTACCTTTATCGGGGCAAACGCATTCTCTGGCATGGCGGGCGAGTTACGTTATGCGACGTGGAACCAAGGCTGGCTGATCATCGAGGCGGATGTCACCGGCGATGGCTCTGCCGATATGCAGATCTTTGTGAACCTCTTAAACGAAATCGGGGCCGAGGATTTCATCCTCTAGCCCCGACATTTTTACCGTAAATCCAGCGCTTATTGCACCGAGTTTGCGACCCCAACCAGCGATCCGATCAGACTAACAACCGTGCGGGTGCTGTTGAGCGGGCTTTCCGTGCCATAGACAACGTCATCGGGCATGATCTGGAATTGCCCGGCGGAAAACAGGCCATCGGCCGAGGTCAGATCCAGCGTAAAGATCATGCGTTGGTTCGGCGGGCCGGCCGAGCCATCGGCGCGCACCGCGCTGGCCGGATAGTTGCGCAGCACCATGATACCGCGCAGATCGGCGCGCTCGGCAGATACGCCGCCAATCAGCGATAGCGCACCCAGTGCGGTGACGTCCTGATCGGGGAAGACATGGCGGGCCTGTGTACCGGTCGTGCCCAGCGACAAGAAGGTACGCGATTCAGGCGCAACGATAATGCGGTCGCCGCCCTGCAACGTGGTATCCAGCGCAGGTTCGGTCAGCAGGCGCGACAGTTGGATGCCGTAAACGCTGTTGCCGCGCATCAGGCGCACCTGCGGGTTCGGCAGATCGACGTTCACACCACCCGCTTGCGA
It encodes:
- a CDS encoding calcium-binding protein; amino-acid sequence: MPLPQFIARTPILSSPDGPPALTVGSLVALNGFIYSTGAHDGALTRWSIGADGALEVGQTGTSGDAARLLGGTMAAGVALPIVLTGGTLSIGAHLVSPLVAVAAMTAVSAPLADGQALYFAAAGGGVLQITLNAAGLPIGQSLTRDTDEIFAGDLQTLHSFTSDGTAYLAGASSQDTGLSLWRIQSDGSLVEASSIGPDTGLWIAAPTAIETLVVAGETYLLVGAAGSSSISVLHLDAGGGLTLTDHVLDDRNSRFDTLQAMTAVTHQGQSYVIAGGGDDGFTIFQLLPGGRLIARAHVPDTIEAGLQNITAITASSGADDITFHIASGVEGGISTFRWAPDGTTTTNGRAGGLGDDVIVDPGGARAFTGGAGADLFVIAAGRQVKSITDFTLGEDRIDLSKWGMIRSLDQLTLTTTETGFQVSYGNFNLTVHSANGQPIDIANLSITDLINLTHIPPTLPKTNVAVPSAASEDMLIGTGGHDVLQAGDGGVTVYALEGNDIVIGGAGNDILIGGLGNDHLEGVAGNNYIFGGPGNNMIIGGTGNDILVGGAGSNTIIAGGGNNIIYDGAGPDRMVSGPGANLFVLMRDSQPDVIEGFQLGKDRIDLSSWGASGIAALNISQTASGAIIRFGAELLEIFTADQKPLDLAALNYDDLFATALPAPLPPVQATRGQNFGGTSASDSLAGTQFNDTLRGYGGNDVLFGWDGDDTLYGNAGNDWLIGGRGADTMYGGVGDDNYHVDDPGDMVIENPDQGNDTVYAEITYTLPANVENLRLLGDANLNGYGNELDNLLVGNYGDNYLEGGAGNDWLAAKAGSNILYGGPGRDWLVGGTGPDIFLYKDIADSPPGQSTRDLINNFTRGQDRIDLSAIDADQLADGHQSFTFIGANAFSGMAGELRYATWNQGWLIIEADVTGDGSADMQIFVNLLNEIGAEDFIL